Proteins from a single region of Acidimicrobiales bacterium:
- a CDS encoding acyl-CoA dehydrogenase family protein: MDLDFTPHEEEFRRIARSWLEDNVPAAPLASMDTAEGFEQHREWERQLSGGGWSTVSWPVEHGGQGANLIEWLVFEEEYYRADAPGRVNQNGIFLLGPTIIELGTEEQKARFLPPMSSGDEIWCQGWSEPDAGSDLAAIRSRAVRDGDDYVLDGQKTWCSRGAFADWMFGLFRTDPAAERHRGLTFILVPMDAHGVTVRPIAQLDGETGFAEVFLEGVRVPAANVVGEQDRGWKVAMATAGFERGLSLRSPARYTATAERLIDLYGRVGGTADAALPGEVVQAWMDAEAYRLHTYWTVSRIIDGGSIGAESSLNKLWWSEMDVRMHETALRLLGPSAELVGKAPSVVDDGRWLDGFLFALAGPIYAGTNEIQRNVVADRVLSLPRSS, translated from the coding sequence ATGGATCTCGATTTCACGCCCCACGAGGAGGAGTTCCGGCGGATCGCCAGGTCGTGGCTGGAGGACAACGTCCCAGCGGCGCCGCTCGCTTCCATGGACACCGCCGAGGGGTTCGAGCAGCACCGCGAATGGGAGCGACAGCTCTCGGGCGGAGGCTGGTCGACGGTCTCGTGGCCGGTCGAGCACGGAGGTCAGGGTGCGAACCTGATCGAGTGGCTGGTCTTCGAGGAGGAGTACTACCGGGCCGATGCCCCAGGCCGGGTCAACCAGAACGGCATCTTCCTCCTCGGGCCGACCATCATCGAGCTCGGCACCGAAGAGCAGAAGGCCCGCTTCCTCCCGCCCATGTCCTCCGGGGACGAGATCTGGTGCCAGGGGTGGTCCGAGCCCGACGCCGGGAGCGACCTGGCCGCCATCCGCAGCCGGGCGGTCCGCGACGGCGACGACTACGTGCTCGACGGCCAGAAGACGTGGTGCTCCCGCGGCGCCTTCGCCGACTGGATGTTCGGGCTGTTCCGGACCGACCCCGCGGCGGAGCGCCATCGCGGGCTGACCTTCATCCTCGTGCCGATGGACGCCCACGGGGTGACGGTCCGCCCGATCGCCCAGCTCGACGGGGAGACCGGCTTCGCCGAAGTCTTCCTCGAGGGTGTCCGTGTCCCCGCCGCCAACGTGGTGGGGGAGCAGGACCGGGGCTGGAAGGTCGCCATGGCCACCGCCGGCTTCGAGCGGGGTCTCAGCCTGCGCAGCCCCGCCCGGTACACCGCGACGGCCGAGCGGCTCATCGACCTGTACGGCCGGGTGGGCGGCACCGCCGACGCCGCGCTGCCCGGCGAGGTGGTGCAGGCCTGGATGGACGCGGAGGCCTACCGGCTGCACACCTACTGGACGGTGTCGCGCATCATCGACGGTGGCTCCATCGGGGCCGAGTCCAGCCTCAACAAGCTGTGGTGGTCGGAGATGGACGTGCGCATGCACGAGACCGCTCTTCGCCTGCTGGGGCCGTCGGCCGAGCTCGTCGGGAAGGCGCCCAGCGTGGTGGACGACGGCCGGTGGCTCGACGGCTTCCTCTTCGCCCTGGCGGGGCCCATCTACGCCGGCACAAACGAGATCCAGCGCAACGTCGTCGCCGATCGGGTCCTGTCGCTTCCCCGGAGCTCGTGA
- a CDS encoding SDR family NAD(P)-dependent oxidoreductase: MGERLQGEVALITGSTRGLGREMARVFAEEGARVVVTGRNQARGDEVVESIAAAGGEAAFVLADLSDEVQSEALVEAAVLRFGPLTVLVNNAVAGGRDAGDGPVTDVSAWTFESVLRVNLVAVATLCRLAIPHMLTAGHGSIVNVSSRAAELATPRLAAYAASKGGLSALTRSITIDFARRGIRCNTVQPGYILHEVRDAELTDERRRRLEEMHLTRLATPTDVAYAALFLASREAEVISGINLPVDGGSTASRARTIG, encoded by the coding sequence GTGGGCGAGCGGTTGCAGGGCGAGGTGGCGCTGATCACGGGGTCGACGCGAGGCCTCGGACGGGAGATGGCCCGTGTGTTCGCGGAGGAAGGCGCCCGGGTCGTCGTCACCGGTCGGAACCAGGCGCGCGGCGACGAGGTTGTCGAGTCCATCGCCGCCGCGGGAGGCGAGGCCGCGTTCGTCCTCGCCGACCTGAGTGACGAGGTCCAGTCCGAAGCCCTCGTCGAGGCGGCGGTGCTGCGCTTTGGTCCGCTCACGGTCCTGGTCAACAACGCAGTGGCTGGAGGCCGCGATGCCGGCGACGGTCCCGTCACCGACGTGAGCGCCTGGACCTTCGAGTCGGTCCTGCGGGTGAACCTCGTGGCCGTCGCCACCCTGTGCCGCCTCGCCATCCCGCACATGCTGACCGCAGGCCATGGCTCCATCGTCAACGTCTCGTCCCGGGCGGCCGAGCTGGCCACACCTCGGCTGGCCGCCTATGCCGCCAGCAAGGGTGGCCTCAGTGCGCTGACCCGGTCGATCACAATCGACTTCGCGCGCCGGGGCATACGATGCAACACCGTGCAGCCCGGCTACATCCTGCACGAGGTGCGGGATGCGGAGCTGACCGACGAGCGCCGCCGACGGCTGGAGGAGATGCACCTCACACGGCTGGCCACGCCCACCGACGTCGCCTACGCGGCACTGTTCCTGGCCAGCCGGGAGGCCGAGGTGATCAGCGGCATCAACCTGCCCGTGGACGGGGGCAGCACCGCATCCAGAGCTCGGACGATCGGGTGA
- a CDS encoding MaoC family dehydratase N-terminal domain-containing protein, translating to MSSLPADVAEVIGRTQYEEAGEFPVERSYVWTTCASVENGNPPFWDDEVASAVTGGPVAPPTMLSVWFRPHHWAPGRAGEAQPLQVHFDLKERFGLPEAVISDNTITFFEPVRPGDVVSSRQVLQSVSEEKTTRLGTGRFWVIDVEYRNHRDELVGVESYTGFGYRRGPS from the coding sequence ATGAGCTCTCTTCCTGCGGACGTCGCCGAGGTCATTGGGCGCACGCAGTACGAGGAGGCCGGCGAGTTCCCGGTCGAGCGCAGCTACGTGTGGACCACGTGCGCGTCGGTGGAGAACGGCAACCCCCCCTTCTGGGACGACGAGGTGGCGTCGGCGGTCACCGGCGGTCCCGTGGCGCCGCCGACGATGCTGTCGGTGTGGTTTCGTCCCCACCATTGGGCACCGGGACGAGCGGGCGAGGCCCAGCCATTGCAGGTGCACTTCGACCTGAAGGAGCGCTTCGGGCTACCGGAGGCCGTGATCAGCGACAACACCATCACCTTCTTCGAGCCGGTGCGGCCGGGTGACGTCGTGTCCAGCCGCCAGGTACTGCAGTCGGTGAGCGAGGAGAAGACGACTCGCCTCGGAACGGGCCGGTTCTGGGTGATCGACGTCGAGTACCGCAACCACCGCGACGAGCTGGTGGGCGTGGAGTCCTACACGGGTTTTGGGTACCGGCGGGGCCCGTCGTGA
- a CDS encoding SDR family oxidoreductase — translation MGDPLDMSGKVAVVTGGCRGIGRGITTRFLAAGADVVVCCRHEPEEPIAGGGREAAFVEADVREVEQIDRVVSYATERFAHLDVLVNNAGGAPVAPAATASPRFSASIISLNLVAPLNFSQRVNTVMQQQPEGGAIVNIASVSGLRPSPGAAAYGAAKAGLLNLTETLAVEWAPKVRVNCVTAGLIRTELAHLHYGDEAGVAAVAATVPLGRMGEPDDIAGVCLFLASPLARYLSGSNVVAHGGGERPAYLDATPAGG, via the coding sequence ATGGGCGATCCCCTCGACATGTCCGGGAAGGTCGCGGTCGTCACCGGCGGCTGTAGGGGGATCGGCCGGGGCATCACGACGAGGTTTCTCGCCGCGGGCGCTGACGTGGTGGTGTGCTGTCGCCACGAACCCGAGGAGCCGATCGCCGGTGGCGGACGGGAAGCGGCGTTCGTCGAGGCCGACGTGCGCGAGGTGGAACAGATCGACCGGGTCGTGTCCTACGCGACGGAGCGGTTCGCCCACCTCGACGTGCTCGTCAACAACGCCGGCGGAGCGCCGGTGGCCCCCGCCGCCACCGCGTCCCCGCGGTTCTCGGCTTCCATCATCTCGCTCAACCTGGTCGCTCCCCTCAACTTCTCCCAGCGGGTGAACACCGTGATGCAGCAGCAGCCCGAGGGCGGGGCGATCGTCAACATCGCCAGCGTCAGCGGCTTGCGCCCGTCGCCAGGGGCCGCTGCCTACGGCGCCGCGAAGGCCGGTCTGCTCAACCTCACCGAGACCCTCGCCGTCGAGTGGGCCCCCAAGGTGCGGGTCAACTGCGTCACGGCGGGGTTGATCCGCACCGAGCTCGCCCACCTCCACTACGGCGACGAGGCCGGCGTGGCCGCGGTGGCGGCGACGGTGCCCCTCGGTCGGATGGGCGAGCCCGACGACATCGCCGGGGTGTGCCTCTTCCTGGCCTCCCCGCTCGCCCGCTACCTGAGTGGCAGCAACGTGGTCGCCCACGGCGGCGGTGAGCGGCCGGCGTACCTCGACGCGACCCCGGCGGGGGGATGA
- a CDS encoding nitronate monooxygenase — MSEALHTRLCDLLDVRYPIVQTGMGWVSGPRLTAASSQAGALGILAGGTMTLDELERAVNEVKERTDRPFGVNFRTDQPDVEDRVALIVKSGVKVASYGQAPRPDLIHRLRDNGVVNIPTIGARRHAEKVVEWGADALIAQGMEGGGHTGQVPTSLLLPQVVDAVDVPVVAAGGFFDGRGLVAALAYGAAGVAMGTRFLLTKESTVPDNVKGIYLDKSVTDTVVSRHIDGLPQRVIRTDVVDSLERSGRLTALPRAVRNAFAFRKLTGTSLRDLLSEGLAMKKRQGLTWGQMVMAANAPMMTRAAMVEGRPEVGILPTGQVVGVIEELPDVAQVIAGIIRQAEETLARLGG, encoded by the coding sequence GTGAGCGAGGCGCTCCACACCCGCCTCTGCGACCTGCTCGACGTCCGCTATCCGATCGTGCAGACCGGCATGGGGTGGGTGTCGGGACCGCGGCTGACCGCCGCCTCCAGTCAGGCGGGCGCCCTGGGGATCCTCGCCGGCGGGACGATGACCCTCGACGAGCTGGAGCGGGCGGTCAACGAGGTGAAGGAGCGAACGGACCGTCCCTTCGGTGTGAACTTCCGCACCGACCAGCCCGACGTGGAGGATCGGGTGGCGCTGATCGTGAAGTCGGGCGTGAAGGTGGCCAGCTACGGCCAGGCGCCGCGCCCCGACCTCATCCACCGTCTGCGGGACAACGGCGTGGTGAACATCCCGACGATCGGCGCCCGGCGTCACGCCGAGAAGGTGGTCGAGTGGGGCGCCGACGCCCTCATCGCCCAGGGCATGGAGGGCGGCGGCCACACCGGTCAGGTGCCGACCTCGCTGCTCCTACCCCAGGTGGTCGACGCCGTCGACGTGCCCGTCGTGGCCGCCGGCGGCTTCTTCGACGGCAGGGGCCTGGTGGCGGCGCTCGCCTACGGGGCCGCCGGGGTGGCCATGGGCACACGCTTTCTCCTCACGAAGGAGAGCACGGTGCCCGACAACGTGAAGGGGATCTACCTCGACAAGTCGGTGACCGACACCGTGGTGTCGCGCCACATCGACGGCCTGCCCCAGCGGGTGATCCGCACCGACGTGGTCGACTCGCTCGAGCGGTCCGGACGGCTCACCGCCCTGCCGCGCGCCGTGCGGAACGCCTTCGCCTTCCGCAAGCTCACCGGCACGTCGCTGCGCGACCTGCTCTCCGAGGGGCTGGCCATGAAGAAGCGCCAGGGCCTGACCTGGGGGCAGATGGTGATGGCGGCGAACGCGCCCATGATGACGAGGGCGGCCATGGTCGAGGGGCGGCCGGAGGTCGGCATACTGCCCACGGGGCAGGTCGTAGGGGTCATCGAGGAGCTCCCGGACGTGGCCCAGGTCATCGCTGGCATCATCCGACAGGCCGAGGAGACGCTGGCCCGCCTGGGCGGGTGA
- a CDS encoding CoA-transferase, which produces MADKRTTEDEVAAELSDGMTVGIGGWGSRRKPMSLVRAMLRSNVKDLTLVSYGGPDVGLLCAAGKVRKVIYGFVSLDSIPLEPHFRAARQSGAIEAMELDEGMLQWGLYAAALRLPFLPTRAGLGSDVMRINPELSTVASPYDGEEVVAMPALPLDVALVHMNRADAGGNGQYLGPDPYFDDLFCMAARRRFLSCERLVPTEDLLKEGPVQSLRINRMMTDGVVEAPHGAHFTSCDPDYERDEELQREYATAAGDPEAWATFRRTYLELPSEADYQKRVRRP; this is translated from the coding sequence GTGGCTGACAAGCGCACGACGGAGGACGAGGTCGCCGCTGAGCTGTCCGACGGGATGACGGTGGGCATCGGCGGGTGGGGGTCGCGGCGCAAGCCGATGTCGCTGGTGCGGGCCATGCTTCGCTCGAACGTCAAGGATCTGACGCTCGTGTCCTACGGCGGGCCGGACGTCGGGCTCCTGTGCGCGGCGGGCAAGGTGCGAAAGGTGATCTACGGTTTCGTCTCGCTCGACTCGATCCCGCTCGAGCCGCACTTCCGGGCGGCCCGCCAGAGCGGCGCCATCGAGGCCATGGAGCTCGACGAGGGCATGCTGCAGTGGGGCCTGTACGCGGCGGCGTTGCGGCTCCCGTTCCTGCCGACCCGCGCCGGGCTCGGCTCGGACGTCATGCGCATCAACCCCGAGCTGTCCACGGTCGCCTCGCCCTACGACGGTGAGGAGGTGGTCGCCATGCCGGCGCTGCCACTCGACGTGGCCCTGGTTCACATGAACCGCGCCGATGCAGGTGGGAACGGGCAGTACCTCGGGCCGGACCCCTATTTCGACGACCTCTTCTGCATGGCCGCTCGCCGTCGGTTCCTGTCCTGCGAGCGCCTCGTCCCCACCGAGGACCTCCTGAAGGAGGGGCCGGTGCAGTCCCTCCGAATCAACCGCATGATGACCGACGGGGTGGTGGAGGCGCCGCACGGCGCCCATTTCACCTCGTGCGATCCCGACTACGAGCGCGACGAGGAGCTCCAGCGGGAGTACGCCACCGCCGCCGGCGATCCCGAGGCGTGGGCGACGTTCCGGCGCACGTACCTCGAGCTTCCCAGCGAGGCCGACTACCAGAAGCGGGTGCGCCGGCCGTGA
- a CDS encoding CoA-transferase, whose product MIAEATLDEICVVACAEAWRGDGEVLASPIGMVPTIGVRLAKATFEPDLVLTDGEAYLVANPLPVGRPAETKVVEGWLPYRSVFDVLWAGRRHVMMGATQLDRYGNQNIACIGDWQRPKAQLLGVRGAPGNTVNHPTSYWVPNHSRRAFVEHVDMVSGVGYQRAAETGASASRFHEVRVVVTNKAVLDFATPDHAMRLRSVHPGVTVDEVVEATGFPLEIPEEVAESRIPTDEELHLVREVLDPSGLRRSEVK is encoded by the coding sequence GTGATCGCGGAGGCGACGCTCGACGAGATCTGCGTGGTGGCCTGCGCCGAGGCGTGGCGCGGTGACGGGGAGGTGCTGGCCAGCCCCATCGGCATGGTGCCGACCATCGGCGTCCGGCTGGCCAAGGCCACCTTCGAGCCCGACCTAGTGCTTACCGACGGGGAGGCCTACCTGGTGGCCAACCCGCTGCCGGTCGGCCGACCGGCCGAGACGAAGGTGGTCGAGGGGTGGCTGCCCTACCGGTCGGTGTTCGACGTCCTGTGGGCCGGTCGGCGCCACGTGATGATGGGGGCCACCCAGCTCGACCGCTACGGCAACCAGAACATCGCCTGCATCGGCGACTGGCAGCGCCCCAAGGCGCAGCTCCTCGGGGTCAGAGGAGCTCCGGGCAACACCGTCAACCACCCCACGAGCTACTGGGTGCCCAACCACTCCCGGCGCGCCTTCGTCGAGCACGTCGACATGGTGTCGGGGGTCGGCTACCAGCGCGCCGCCGAGACGGGCGCGTCCGCATCCCGCTTCCACGAGGTCCGGGTGGTGGTGACCAACAAGGCGGTCCTCGACTTCGCCACGCCCGACCACGCCATGCGGCTGCGGTCGGTGCATCCCGGGGTGACCGTCGACGAGGTGGTGGAGGCCACGGGTTTCCCGCTCGAAATCCCCGAGGAGGTCGCGGAGAGCAGGATCCCGACCGACGAGGAGCTGCACCTCGTGCGCGAGGTGCTCGACCCCAGTGGACTGCGCAGGAGCGAGGTGAAGTGA
- a CDS encoding enoyl-CoA hydratase family protein, with product MGISHGMADGAADGVAEVVIDVPPVNALDVKSWFDLADAVRGLGAREAVRVVIVAAEGRGFCAGVDIKEIQREGSAALVGVNRGCAAAFAAVYECEVPVISAVQGFCLGGGIGIVGNSDVIVASTDATFGLPEVDRGALGAATHLARLVPQHKMRAMMYTSATATAEELHHFGSVLRVVERDDLRAAAREVAAQIAAKNPAVIRRAKESLNGIDPVDVKRSYRFEQGFTFELNLSDVSDEARQAFIDKDEPRPRG from the coding sequence ATGGGCATCTCGCACGGCATGGCCGACGGCGCTGCCGACGGGGTGGCCGAGGTCGTCATCGACGTCCCGCCGGTCAACGCGCTCGACGTCAAGAGCTGGTTCGACCTCGCCGACGCGGTCCGGGGGCTCGGCGCCCGGGAGGCCGTCCGGGTGGTGATCGTGGCCGCGGAAGGCCGGGGGTTTTGCGCGGGGGTGGACATCAAGGAGATCCAGCGCGAGGGGAGCGCGGCGCTCGTCGGGGTGAACCGGGGCTGCGCGGCGGCGTTCGCCGCCGTCTACGAGTGCGAGGTCCCGGTCATCTCGGCCGTACAGGGGTTCTGCCTGGGCGGAGGCATCGGGATCGTCGGCAACTCCGACGTCATCGTGGCGTCGACCGACGCCACCTTCGGCCTGCCCGAGGTGGACCGCGGCGCCCTCGGTGCGGCCACCCACCTCGCTCGCCTCGTGCCCCAGCACAAGATGCGGGCCATGATGTACACCAGCGCCACGGCCACGGCCGAGGAGCTGCACCACTTCGGCTCCGTCCTGCGCGTCGTCGAGCGGGACGATCTTCGCGCCGCCGCCCGGGAGGTGGCCGCCCAGATCGCGGCGAAGAACCCCGCCGTCATCAGGCGGGCCAAGGAGTCCCTGAACGGGATCGATCCCGTCGACGTCAAGCGCAGCTACCGCTTCGAGCAGGGCTTCACCTTCGAGCTGAACCTGTCGGACGTGTCCGACGAGGCCCGGCAGGCCTTCATCGACAAGGACGAACCCCGACCCCGTGGCTGA
- a CDS encoding acyl-CoA dehydrogenase family protein → MDFELSPEQVAFREEVERFLDDNDDPEVFDVTRENMAQIVDTPKKRAFMRKVGEHGWLGITWPKEWGGQESDGVYEYLLNEALARRGGPQIGKGVGIIGKTILAHGSDRLKKEFLPKILRNEVEFAVGYSEPDAGSDAASMKLRATRDGDGWRLNGQKTWTTSAHFAEWYWVGARTDPDAPKHRGITLFLVPLDQPGITINGIWTMGDERTNDVFFDDVWVSDDYVVGELNRGFQYISEALDLERFTMFTFSPIEQRMDLLRDYVATETRDDERLGDDPVVRHEIARLATDCEVARVLGLRFVAKSMKGGPPPTTEASEYKLFATELSKRLANASMDIGGPGSQLRVHTEDAPMQGRAESTYRYTVIDTLGGGASEIQKNIIARRKLGLPKNF, encoded by the coding sequence TTGGATTTCGAGCTCTCCCCCGAGCAGGTCGCCTTCCGGGAAGAGGTCGAGCGCTTTCTCGACGACAACGACGATCCCGAGGTGTTCGACGTCACGCGGGAGAACATGGCCCAGATCGTCGACACGCCGAAGAAGCGGGCGTTCATGCGCAAGGTCGGCGAGCACGGCTGGCTCGGGATCACCTGGCCCAAGGAGTGGGGCGGCCAGGAGAGCGACGGGGTCTACGAGTACCTCCTCAACGAGGCCCTGGCCCGTCGGGGCGGCCCGCAGATCGGCAAGGGCGTGGGGATCATCGGCAAGACGATCCTGGCCCACGGGAGCGACCGGCTGAAGAAGGAGTTCCTGCCCAAGATCCTGCGCAACGAGGTCGAGTTCGCCGTGGGCTACAGCGAGCCCGACGCCGGCTCCGACGCCGCTTCCATGAAGCTGCGAGCGACGCGCGATGGCGACGGCTGGCGGTTGAACGGCCAGAAGACGTGGACGACCTCGGCCCACTTTGCCGAGTGGTACTGGGTGGGCGCCCGCACCGACCCGGACGCGCCCAAGCATCGCGGGATCACTCTGTTCCTCGTCCCCCTCGACCAGCCCGGCATCACCATCAACGGCATCTGGACGATGGGCGACGAGCGCACCAACGACGTCTTCTTCGACGACGTCTGGGTGTCTGACGACTACGTCGTCGGCGAGCTGAACCGAGGCTTCCAGTACATCTCCGAGGCACTGGACCTCGAGCGGTTCACCATGTTCACGTTCTCGCCCATCGAGCAGCGGATGGACCTGCTGCGCGATTACGTGGCGACCGAGACGCGCGACGACGAGCGCCTGGGTGACGACCCGGTGGTCCGCCACGAGATCGCCCGCCTCGCCACCGACTGCGAGGTGGCGCGCGTGCTGGGGCTGCGCTTCGTGGCCAAGTCGATGAAGGGAGGCCCGCCCCCGACCACCGAGGCGTCGGAGTACAAGCTGTTCGCCACCGAGCTCTCCAAGCGGCTGGCGAACGCCTCCATGGACATCGGTGGTCCCGGCAGCCAGCTGCGGGTGCACACCGAGGACGCTCCGATGCAGGGACGGGCGGAGTCGACGTACCGCTACACGGTGATCGACACCCTCGGCGGCGGCGCCTCCGAGATCCAGAAGAACATCATCGCCCGCCGCAAGCTCGGCCTGCCCAAGAACTTCTGA
- a CDS encoding CaiB/BaiF CoA-transferase family protein gives MTRPMLEGVTVLDLASVGPAARASRWLADYGATVVKVGPVPAREGVHLTPPFFAYSAHRGMKRLLVDLKSGEGREAFLRLAEGVDVIIESFRPGVTARLGIGYDDVRGRNPRIVYCSTTGHGQSGPHAERAGHDLDYLAVSGFLDCSGRGAEGKPPIPGATVADSAGGGMQAVIGILAALVRRGASGEGAYLDVSVADGVVALMALQIDEYLATGVVPGPGHGMLTGRYACYDTYRTADGGWVAVAAIEPRFWANLCRALGVPQWVDCQTDDEVQERIRADLAAVFATRDRDDWVAELAASDACVAPVLSVPEVVEDPQLSARGTFVKATHPQHGTFLQVAPVLAGTVAPAEPVRVRDAGKTDTDELLVEAGLSPAECTRLRECGAVA, from the coding sequence GTGACCAGGCCGATGCTCGAGGGTGTCACCGTGCTCGATCTGGCGAGCGTGGGGCCGGCCGCACGGGCGTCGCGTTGGCTGGCCGACTACGGCGCCACGGTCGTGAAGGTCGGACCGGTCCCGGCCAGGGAAGGTGTGCACCTCACGCCGCCGTTCTTCGCGTACAGCGCCCACCGGGGCATGAAGCGTCTGCTCGTCGACCTCAAGTCCGGCGAGGGCAGGGAGGCCTTCCTGCGATTGGCCGAGGGGGTGGACGTGATCATCGAGAGCTTTCGTCCGGGCGTGACCGCCAGGCTGGGGATCGGCTACGACGACGTCCGGGGTCGCAACCCGCGCATCGTCTACTGCTCGACGACCGGGCACGGCCAGTCCGGACCCCACGCCGAGCGGGCCGGCCATGACCTCGACTACCTGGCCGTGAGCGGGTTCCTCGACTGCTCGGGACGGGGGGCCGAGGGCAAGCCGCCGATCCCGGGTGCGACGGTCGCCGACAGCGCCGGGGGCGGCATGCAGGCCGTGATCGGCATCCTTGCCGCCCTGGTGCGACGGGGCGCCAGCGGGGAGGGCGCCTACCTCGACGTGTCGGTCGCCGACGGCGTCGTGGCCCTCATGGCCCTGCAGATCGATGAGTACCTGGCCACCGGGGTCGTGCCCGGCCCCGGCCACGGGATGCTCACCGGGCGCTACGCCTGCTATGACACCTACCGGACGGCGGACGGAGGATGGGTGGCGGTGGCGGCGATCGAGCCGCGCTTCTGGGCCAACCTGTGCCGCGCCCTCGGCGTTCCGCAATGGGTCGATTGCCAGACCGACGACGAGGTCCAGGAGCGCATCAGGGCCGATCTGGCTGCGGTGTTCGCGACCCGCGATCGGGACGACTGGGTCGCCGAGCTGGCCGCGTCTGACGCCTGCGTCGCCCCGGTGCTCTCCGTGCCCGAGGTCGTGGAGGATCCGCAGCTGTCGGCGCGGGGCACGTTCGTGAAGGCGACGCACCCCCAGCACGGCACTTTTCTCCAGGTGGCCCCCGTGCTGGCGGGAACGGTCGCCCCGGCGGAGCCGGTTCGAGTGCGCGACGCGGGCAAGACCGACACCGACGAGCTACTGGTGGAGGCCGGGCTGTCCCCGGCAGAGTGCACCCGGCTCCGTGAATGCGGTGCGGTCGCATGA
- a CDS encoding acyl-CoA dehydrogenase family protein, with amino-acid sequence MRFAFDEDHVLFRTTVRDFFAKECTPAAVREAWSSHRGWSTERWTKLAALGVTGLTVPESHGGLGMDELSLVLVLEESGRAGLPEPIVDTTAVGAPLLAEVGSDDLRERWLRPVAAGQAILGVGLAGYPYVDHAGSADLLLLQRGDEVHAVAPDQVTMFEQPSLDGARRLATVEWEPRVGTRLADGERAAAAVESALDRGALATAAQLLGVSQQLINLAVQHARHRVQFGQPIGAFQAVKHMLADALLRLELARPVVYRAAYSVARDEPERALDVSMAKAYASDAATLASRVALQTHGAIGYTWEHDLHLWMKRGWALAASWGDAAWHRARVGAAVLPVP; translated from the coding sequence ATGCGGTTCGCCTTCGACGAGGACCACGTGCTCTTTCGGACGACCGTGCGGGACTTCTTCGCCAAGGAGTGCACGCCCGCCGCCGTCCGGGAGGCATGGTCGAGCCACCGCGGATGGTCGACCGAACGATGGACGAAGCTGGCGGCACTGGGGGTCACCGGCCTGACCGTTCCCGAGAGCCACGGCGGACTGGGTATGGACGAGCTGTCGCTGGTCCTCGTGCTCGAGGAGTCGGGACGGGCCGGCCTTCCCGAGCCCATCGTGGACACCACGGCGGTGGGGGCACCCCTGCTGGCCGAGGTGGGGTCGGACGATCTGCGGGAGCGCTGGCTTCGCCCGGTGGCGGCCGGGCAGGCCATCCTCGGCGTCGGCCTGGCCGGGTATCCGTACGTGGACCACGCCGGGTCTGCCGACCTGCTCCTGCTCCAGCGGGGCGACGAGGTGCACGCCGTCGCGCCGGACCAGGTGACGATGTTCGAGCAGCCGTCGCTCGACGGCGCCCGCCGGCTCGCGACCGTCGAGTGGGAGCCGCGGGTCGGCACACGGCTTGCCGACGGCGAACGGGCCGCGGCGGCAGTCGAGTCCGCCCTCGACCGCGGCGCACTGGCCACGGCGGCCCAGCTGCTCGGCGTCTCGCAGCAGCTCATCAACCTCGCCGTCCAGCACGCCCGTCACCGGGTGCAGTTCGGGCAGCCGATCGGCGCCTTCCAGGCCGTCAAGCACATGCTCGCCGACGCCCTCCTCCGGCTGGAGCTGGCCCGGCCGGTCGTCTACCGGGCCGCCTACTCGGTGGCCCGCGACGAGCCCGAGCGGGCGCTCGACGTGTCCATGGCCAAGGCCTACGCCTCCGACGCGGCGACGCTCGCCTCTCGGGTCGCACTCCAGACCCACGGCGCCATCGGCTACACCTGGGAGCACGACCTCCACTTGTGGATGAAGCGGGGCTGGGCGCTGGCTGCGTCGTGGGGTGACGCCGCCTGGCACCGGGCTCGGGTTGGCGCAGCGGTCCTTCCGGTGCCCTAA